In one bacterium HR11 genomic region, the following are encoded:
- the bepA_13 gene encoding Beta-barrel assembly-enhancing protease, protein MQRPVKPLQVLAFFSLLGLLACAAPVEYHGRKVGGGFILWSVPGEISMGREAIAELEAEGLPYLEDPTVRSTLDRITSRLTAAVPATFPKYPFQFAVIDDCVVNAFALPGGPVRVHRGLLVKTVETEAELAGVLAHEMGHVLGRHGSKRMSDLFLKLGLLTAVVTVADQVEKGNCKEVNKDDCRQTWSQVIGVVGYLGVMLSSLAYSRDNESEADWIGTHLMVEAGYDPEGMARVFDKFAQMKAEKGASETAFLNRILSTHPPSADRAVRVRQLRTERAAARADLALDTPAFPRLRQTLRSLPPPAYEDAMTTIACSANRRTCRERREECYRRLLVCKKDECDAVREQCTYIENECTRSERECRAFEQAVRGRRPSC, encoded by the coding sequence ATGCAGAGACCGGTCAAACCGCTTCAGGTCCTGGCCTTCTTCAGTCTACTGGGCCTGCTGGCCTGTGCGGCGCCTGTCGAGTACCACGGCCGGAAGGTCGGCGGGGGCTTCATCCTCTGGAGCGTGCCCGGCGAAATCTCGATGGGCCGAGAGGCCATCGCCGAGCTGGAGGCCGAGGGCCTGCCTTACCTCGAGGACCCGACCGTCCGGAGCACCCTCGACCGCATCACGAGCCGGCTCACCGCCGCCGTGCCCGCCACGTTCCCCAAGTACCCCTTCCAGTTCGCCGTCATCGACGACTGCGTCGTGAACGCCTTCGCCCTGCCGGGCGGGCCTGTCCGGGTCCATCGGGGCCTGCTGGTCAAGACCGTCGAGACCGAAGCCGAGCTGGCCGGCGTCCTGGCCCATGAAATGGGTCACGTCCTGGGCCGCCACGGGTCGAAACGGATGTCCGACCTGTTCCTGAAGTTGGGCCTGCTGACAGCCGTCGTCACCGTGGCCGACCAGGTCGAAAAGGGGAATTGCAAGGAAGTCAACAAAGACGACTGCCGGCAGACCTGGAGTCAGGTCATCGGCGTCGTCGGCTACCTGGGCGTCATGCTGTCGAGCCTGGCCTACTCGAGGGACAACGAAAGCGAGGCCGATTGGATCGGGACCCACCTCATGGTGGAAGCCGGGTATGACCCCGAGGGCATGGCCCGGGTCTTCGATAAGTTCGCCCAGATGAAAGCCGAAAAGGGCGCTTCGGAGACGGCTTTCCTGAATCGGATCCTTTCGACCCACCCGCCGAGCGCCGACCGGGCCGTCCGAGTTCGGCAACTGCGGACCGAACGGGCGGCCGCCCGGGCCGACTTGGCCCTCGACACGCCTGCCTTTCCCCGTCTTCGCCAGACCCTCCGAAGCCTGCCGCCGCCGGCCTACGAAGATGCGATGACGACCATCGCCTGCTCGGCGAACCGCCGGACCTGCAGGGAGCGTCGAGAGGAATGCTACCGGCGCCTCCTGGTATGCAAAAAGGACGAATGCGACGCCGTTCGGGAGCAGTGCACCTACATCGAAAACGAGTGCACCCGGTCCGAGCGGGAGTGCCGGGCCTTTGAGCAGGCCGTCCGGGGTCGCCGCCCCAGTTGTTGA